The DNA sequence CTGTTCAAAACCTCTGAACCAAGCCTTTTTTTATCAAAGATCAAGAAGATTTTCAAGAACCACCCCAAGATAGGCCACGCCCTTATTTCGTCTGTAGGCAAACCTGCCCAGAAAGAAGCAAAGATTTTGACCCTATTCTGTAAAGTACAGCAACTTTCGCCCCGCACGAAGGTGCCCTACAAGAACTGCTATGCGACTCCCAATTCGTTAGGGGTCGACCGAATGGCCCTGGCCACCGCAGCTTTTTACCAAAACCCAAAAGGGAATACTTTGGTCATCGATGCGGGTACCTGTGTGACCTATGATATGGTAAATGAATTTGGCGAATATTTGGGAGGTGCCATCTCGCCTGGCCTCAAGATGCGTTATAGGGCCATGAACGAACATACCTTTGGATTACCACTGCTAGACCCTCAAGAGGTGTTGGATTTCATCGGTAATTCTACAGAAACCAGTATGCACAGTGGTGTGGTCAATGGTATGGTGCAAGAAATCGATGGTATTATCGACCAGTATCGAAAGCGCTTCCAACATTTAACAGTTATTTTAACAGGCGGTGACGCCCAATTTTTTGCCAAAAGCCTAAAAAATACCATATTTGCGAACTCCAAATTTCTCTTAGAGGGTCTAAACCACTTGCTTGAGTACAATAAACATTAGATGGTAAAAAAAACGCTATTCGCCTTATTCTGCGCGACCTCCTTTTTTGTGCACTCGCAAAACGGAACAATTTCACCCTATTCTTTTTTTGGGATTGGCGATTTTAGAGGAAAAGGCACTGTCGAAAACCAAATGATGGGGGGCCTCAGTATGTATGCAGACAGTATACACGTCAACCTGAGAAACCCGGCGGCATATTCACGGTTGGCCCTTACGACCTATACACTGGGGGTCTCTCACCGAGAATTTAGACTTAAAGATTTCACCGAAGAACAAAATACATCGGTCACCAATCTCGATTATCTTTCGGTTGGGCTTCCCATGGGCAAGAACATGGGTATCGGTTTTGGCCTCATGCCATTTTCTTCGGTAGGTTACGGATTGGTTTCTGAGGTCACCAATGCTGACGAAGAGCTTGTCACCAATATTTTTACGGGTGAGGGGGGGTTGAACCGCGCCTATTTTTCCTTTGGTTTTCAACCCATTAAGAATCTTGGCCTGGGAGCTACGATAAACTACAATTTTGGCACGCTTGAATATCAACGCCTCCAGCGGGTAGAGGGCGTACAGTTCGGCACCATCGATAATCGCACATCAAAGATCAATGGCTTTGATTTTAACTATTCGGCCATCTATACACCCAAGATAAAAGATAAATACACCCTTTATTCTTCCGTGGTGGTCAATACCCAGGTCAATTTGGTTTCAGAAAATTCAGAGGTCATCGGATCTTTCTCGCAAGAAACAGGGCAAGAGATTGAAGTTGTGGACGTAGACCTTGATGCCCGTAATCTTCGCAATACAGAACTCAAGATACCCACCACCACCACTCTGGGCATCGGTTTTGGTGAAGAACGAAAGTGGTTTATGGGTGCTGAGTACAGTTTTCAACAATTTAGTTCTTTCGAAAACCGTTTTTTGGGGCAAGACAATGTACAGTATCAAGACGCCAATAGCTACGCCTTCGGGGGATACTTTGTCCCTAACTATACCGCACTTTCAGGATACTTTAAAAGAATAACCTATCGAGCCGGACTTCGTTATGATGTCACCGGTTTGGTGGTGAATGGAAAGGAGATAAATAATTTTGGCATAACTTTTGGATTTGGGTTACCGTTGAGTGGAACCATTACCGATCGTTTCTCAAATCTCAACATTGGATTTGAGCTGGGAAGAAGGGGCACGACTGATGCAGGTTTGATCGAAGAAAGTTATTTTAAAATAAATGTCGGTCTTTCTTTGAACGCTCTTTGGTTCCAAAAAAGGAAGATAAATTGATAAAAAATTAGTACATTAACCGCTTTAAACCTAGTAAGATGAAAAAGAAATTTTACTTGACGATGATGGCCGTTGTTATGGCAATGGGCATGGGTACCGCTCAAGCACAAAACCCGGAGTGCATGACCAATCTTTCCATTTATGCAGAGCATGCCAAGGTAAAGAATTATGATGCCGCTTATGAGCCGTGGAAAATGGTCTATGAAAACTGTCCGGCAATCAATAAAGCCAATTTTTCTTATGGGGAAAAAATCTTGAAGCATAAGATCGACAAATCATCTGGTGCTGACAAAGATGGGTATATCAAAGACTTACTTGCACTGTATGACAACAGTAGAAAGTATTTTGCCTCAAAATACCCTCCTGCTGACGTAGAGATCGATAAGGCCCTTTTGATGTATGATAACAAAATGGCATCAGATGAAGAGCTCTATGCCATGCTTGATAAGGCTTTCAAAGAAGACCGGGCCAATTTTAAGAATCCAAAAGCATTGTACCTGTACTTCTCAACTTTGGTCGACCTACACGGTGCGGGCAAGAGGGATTTGCAAGAAGTATTTGATGTTTATGACGATGTTACTGAGAAGATCGAGGAAGAAAATGCAAAATTGACCGGTGTTATCAGTAAGTTGTTGCCCAAGGAAGATGCCGGTACCCTCACCTCAAAAGAGAAGAGGCAGTTGAAAGCGGCCAGAACGAACTCGGAATCGTACGGTAAGATAGCCGGAAGTATCGATTCTAAACTGGGTGCCTTGGCTGACTGTACTAACCTGATTCCGCTTTACCAAAAGAGTTTTGAGGCTAAAAAAGGCGATATCAACTGGGTGAAGCGCTCAGTGGGCAGGATGTTCAGCAAAGAATGTACAGATGATCCCTTGTTCAGAAAATTGTTTGAAGCCCAATTGGCCTTGGAACCATCAGCCAGTGCCTATCTGTACGGTGGTACCCTGAAGCAAAAATCAGGAGATAATAGGGGCGCCATTGCCGATTTCAACAAAGCGGTTGAACTGGAGACCGATTCAAAAAAGAAATCAAATATCTTGTATAAGATCGCAACCACGGTTCGCAGAAGCAGCAAGTCGCAGGCCAGAAATTATGCATTGAAGGCCGTTGATGCCGACCCTTCGAATGGTAAGGCCTATCTGTTGATCGCCAATTTATACGCGACCAGTGCAAATGCTTGTGGCAGCACACCCTTTGAAAAGCGCGCCATTTATTGGAAGGCGGCCGATATGGCAAGAAAAGCCGCAAGGGTCGACCCTTCGTTGAGCTCAAGGGCAAAACAATCTGCTGCCAGCTATAGTGCAAAAGCACCTACCAAAGAGATGATTTTCAACTCGGGCAAAGCAGGCCAGACCATCTCCTTCAATTGTTGGGTAGGGGGTAGCGTAAAAGTGCCAAACCTATAAGGTTGAAACACCGGTTAAAATATTGTTCAATGGGTTTTGCCACGGTTTTTTCCGTGGCATTGCTTTTTATGTCGTGCAAAGACAACTATCAACGGGTAGGTGAAGAGGCATTGCCCAATCTGGTGCCACAGGGCGTTGCCAAGAACTTCACCTTGACCTATACCGAGGCTATGAAAGAGATGGGTACCCAAGACTCGGCTGAATCAAAAGTGGTAGTGGTATTGACCAGCCCATTAAATGAAAATTACGAAAACCTGAAATTCAAACATCAGATCTTTCCAAAAGGGCTACAGGTCGATTTCTATGATGACCAGAACAGGAAGAGTATTATCATGGCCGATTACGCAATGGTGTACTCAGCAACAAAATTGATCGACCTACAGGGCAATGTTGTATTGGAGAGCCATGACGGCAAAAAACTCGAAACTTCCCAATTGTACTGGGACCGTAGCGCCAATTGGATTTTCACTGAACATGAGTTCACCTATACCAATCCGGAAGACCAGACCGTAATGGATGGCGAGGGTATGGATTTTAACCGAGACTTCACCTTTTTCAACGCCCATAAAACCTTTGGATTGATGACCATAAAAGACGAATGACATGATCAAAATATTACGCTATACCGAATACCTATACTTGGCAGTGGCCATAATATCCATTTATAAAATAATCACGCTATGGCCGGTAAGCCCAAAAGACACCTACATCTTTATCTTTTTTGCGGTGGTGTCGATCGCCATGTTCTTGTTTCGAAGAAACTATCGAAAACGGTTTGAGAAAAGAAAACGGGAAAACCAAAAATAGCCTTGGACACCTCACTTCTCATCATCATCGTTTCCCTTTTGTTTTCTGCTTTTTTTTCGGGCATGGAGATTGCCTTTGTGTCGGCAAATCGTATTCACATTGAAATTGAAAAGAAACAAGAGGGTCTTTTGGCCAAGATACTCACTTGGCTGACCGAAAAACCCTCAAAGTTTATTGCGACCATGCTGATCGGCAACAATATCGCACTGGTCGTTTATGGTTTTTATATGGGTGATAGGCTGATGGACTGGTTCACTACTTTGTTGCCCACAGGGTTTACTTTTCTAGATGCACTGCTGACCGATTTCAGTCTTTTGTCACAAACGGTTATTTCAACGCTGATCATTTTGTTGACCGCCGAGTTTTTGCCCAAAGTATTGTTTCAAATCTATTCCAACACCCTGCTAAAGGTGTTGGCCGTACCCGCCTATATTTTTTACGTATTGTTTTCGTTCATCTCATGGTTTGTCATTAAGGTTTCCGATTTTGTCCTTAAGACCTTTTTCAATACCGATGGCGATGAGGTACAATTGGCATTCACCAAGTTAGAGCTGGGCGATTATATCACCGAACAGATGGAATCTGTTGAAGAACGTGACGAGATCGATTCAGAGATACAGATATTTCAAAATGCACTCCAGTTTTCTGATGTCAAGGCCCGTGAGGTCATGGTGCCCCGTACTGAAATCATGGCGGTAGAATTGCATGAGACGCCAAAGAACTTGACAAAACTTTTCATTGATACGGGCTATTCAAAAATACTGGTCTACAAAGAGAATATTGATGAAATCATAGGCTATGTGCATTCGTTTGAACTGTTCAAAAAGCCCAAAACCGTCAAAAGTGTACTCTTGCCGGTAGAGTTTGTGCCAGAGACCATGCTTATTCACGACATTCTCAATGTGTTGACCAAGAAGCGCAAGAGCATGGCCGTCGTGCTTGATGAATATGGGGGCACTTCGGGCATATTGACCATTGAAGATATCGTTGAGGAACTTTTTGGCGAGATTGAAGATGAACACGATAGCACCGACCTGCACGAAGAACGCCTCGATGAAAATACCTATAGGTTTTCAGCAAGAATGGAGGTCGATTACGTGAATGAAAACTACAGGCTAAACCTTCCTGAAGGTGACGAATACGAAACATTGGGCGGACTTATCATGAACGAGACGGGTGAGATTCCTGAACAAGATTCTGAAATTGTGATCGAGGGGTTACGTTTTAAGATATTGGAAGTTTCGAATACCAAGATCGATCTGGTCATGGTGCAGGTTTTGGCTGATGGGCAATAGGTTTTCAGGATGCTGATATTCTTTCTTTTTTGAAAAGAAAACACTATTTTCGCGCTCTCAATTTTAAGGTAAGAAAACGCAGATGGCAGTTTTAGAAAATATTAGAAAGCGTACCACCGTATTGATCCTTATCATCGGTATGGCCCTTTTCGCATTTGTTATTTCAGGGGTTTTCACGGGAAGT is a window from the Muricauda sp. SCSIO 65647 genome containing:
- a CDS encoding type III pantothenate kinase — its product is MNLVIDIGNTLMKYAVFDRGEMVLFKTSEPSLFLSKIKKIFKNHPKIGHALISSVGKPAQKEAKILTLFCKVQQLSPRTKVPYKNCYATPNSLGVDRMALATAAFYQNPKGNTLVIDAGTCVTYDMVNEFGEYLGGAISPGLKMRYRAMNEHTFGLPLLDPQEVLDFIGNSTETSMHSGVVNGMVQEIDGIIDQYRKRFQHLTVILTGGDAQFFAKSLKNTIFANSKFLLEGLNHLLEYNKH
- a CDS encoding outer membrane protein transport protein, whose product is MVKKTLFALFCATSFFVHSQNGTISPYSFFGIGDFRGKGTVENQMMGGLSMYADSIHVNLRNPAAYSRLALTTYTLGVSHREFRLKDFTEEQNTSVTNLDYLSVGLPMGKNMGIGFGLMPFSSVGYGLVSEVTNADEELVTNIFTGEGGLNRAYFSFGFQPIKNLGLGATINYNFGTLEYQRLQRVEGVQFGTIDNRTSKINGFDFNYSAIYTPKIKDKYTLYSSVVVNTQVNLVSENSEVIGSFSQETGQEIEVVDVDLDARNLRNTELKIPTTTTLGIGFGEERKWFMGAEYSFQQFSSFENRFLGQDNVQYQDANSYAFGGYFVPNYTALSGYFKRITYRAGLRYDVTGLVVNGKEINNFGITFGFGLPLSGTITDRFSNLNIGFELGRRGTTDAGLIEESYFKINVGLSLNALWFQKRKIN
- the lptC gene encoding LPS export ABC transporter periplasmic protein LptC, giving the protein MGFATVFSVALLFMSCKDNYQRVGEEALPNLVPQGVAKNFTLTYTEAMKEMGTQDSAESKVVVVLTSPLNENYENLKFKHQIFPKGLQVDFYDDQNRKSIIMADYAMVYSATKLIDLQGNVVLESHDGKKLETSQLYWDRSANWIFTEHEFTYTNPEDQTVMDGEGMDFNRDFTFFNAHKTFGLMTIKDE
- a CDS encoding hemolysin family protein, with the protein product MDTSLLIIIVSLLFSAFFSGMEIAFVSANRIHIEIEKKQEGLLAKILTWLTEKPSKFIATMLIGNNIALVVYGFYMGDRLMDWFTTLLPTGFTFLDALLTDFSLLSQTVISTLIILLTAEFLPKVLFQIYSNTLLKVLAVPAYIFYVLFSFISWFVIKVSDFVLKTFFNTDGDEVQLAFTKLELGDYITEQMESVEERDEIDSEIQIFQNALQFSDVKAREVMVPRTEIMAVELHETPKNLTKLFIDTGYSKILVYKENIDEIIGYVHSFELFKKPKTVKSVLLPVEFVPETMLIHDILNVLTKKRKSMAVVLDEYGGTSGILTIEDIVEELFGEIEDEHDSTDLHEERLDENTYRFSARMEVDYVNENYRLNLPEGDEYETLGGLIMNETGEIPEQDSEIVIEGLRFKILEVSNTKIDLVMVQVLADGQ